A genomic region of Raphanus sativus cultivar WK10039 chromosome 6, ASM80110v3, whole genome shotgun sequence contains the following coding sequences:
- the LOC108806370 gene encoding metal tolerance protein 11, with translation MVRPDGDEEGILLLEFHGNGDRSWQLNFDDFQVSPEHKEKKSPSKLHNCLGCLGPEDNVADYYQQQVEMLEGFTEMDELAERGFVPGMSKEEQDNLAKSETLAIRISNIANMLLFAAKVYASVTSGSLAIVASTLDSLLDLLSGFILWFTAFSMQTPNPYQYPIGKKRMQPLGILVFASVMATLGLQIILESLRTMLSSQKEFSLTREQESWVVGIMLSVTLVKLLLVLYCRSFSNEIVKAYAQDHFFDVITNIIGLIAVILANYIDNWMDPVGAIILALYTIRTWSMTVLENVNSLVGKTATPEYLQKLTYLCWNHHREIRHIDTVRAYTFGSHYFVEVDIVLRADMPLQVAHDIGESLQEKLELMQEIERAFVHLDYEYTHKPEHARSHC, from the exons ATGGTAAGGCCAGATGGAGACGAGGAAGGGATATTGCTTCTCGAGTTTCACGGTAACGGTGACCGCTCGTGGCAGCTAAACTTCGACGATTTCCAGGTTTCTCCGGAGCACAAGGAGAAGAAATCGCCGAGCAAACTCCATAACTGTCTCGGTTGCTTGG GTCCGGAAGACAATGTGGCGGATTATTACCAGCAACAGGTAGAGATGCTTGAGGGCTTTACTGAAATGGATGAACTTGCTGAACGTGGCTTTGTCCCTGGAATGTCAAAG GAAGAGCAAGACAATCTGGCTAAAAGCGAGACATTGGCCATTAGGATATCAAACATTGCAAACATGCTTCTCTTTGCTGCTAAAGTCTATGCCTCCGTCACAAGCGGCTCTTTAGCAATCGTTGCTTCCACGTTGGACTCTCTTCTTGATCTCCTTTCTGGCTTCATCCTCTGGTTTACCGCCTTCTCTATGCAGACGCCAAACCCCTATCAGTATCCCATTGGCAAGAAAAGGATGCAACCACTG GGAATCCTAGTATTTGCATCAGTGATGGCCACACTTGGATTGCAAATCATCTTGGAATCTCTTCGGACAATGTTATCCAGT CAAAAGGAGTTCAGCCTAACTAGAGAGCAAGAGAGCTGGGTGGTTGGGATCATGCTCTCTGTTACATTGGTCAAACTGCTTCTCGTCCTTTACTGCAGATCCTTCAGTAACGAGATCGTTAAAGCCTATGCTCAAGACCACTTCTTCGACGTCATCACAAACATCATTGGACTCATCGCAGTGATCCTCGCCAACTACATCGATAACTGGATGGATCcagttggagctatcatt CTTGCACTGTACACGATAAGGACTTGGTCAATGACGGTTTTGGAGAACGTGAACTCTCTAGTTGGGAAAACAGCGACGCCAGAGTACCTGCAGAAACTGACTTACCTGTGTTGGAACCACCATAGAGAGATTAGGCATATCGACACGGTGAGGGCGTACACGTTTGGATCTCATTACTTTGTGGAGGTTGATATAGTTCTACGTGCTGATATGCCTCTGCAAGTGGCGCATGACATTGGGGAATCGCTGCAAGAGAAGCTGGAGCTGATGCAGGAGATAGAAAGAGCTTTTGTGCATCTTGATTATGAGTATACTCACAAACCTGAGCACGCTAGATCCCACTGTTAg
- the LOC108811893 gene encoding 60S ribosomal protein L23a-1, producing MSPAKVDTTKKADPKAKALKAAKAVKSGQAFKKKDKKIRTKVTFHRPKTLTKARDPKYPRISATPRNKLDHYGILKYPLTTESAMKKIEDNNTLVFIVDIRADKKKIKDAVKKMYDIQTKKVNTLIRPDGTKKAYVRLTPDYDALDVANKIGII from the exons ATGTCTCCGGCTAAAG TTGATACCACTAAGAAGGCCGACCCAAAGGCCAAGGCCTTGAAGGCTGCGAAGGCAGTGAAGTCTGGCCAAGCCTTCAAGAAGAAGGACAAGAAGATCAGGACAAAGGTCACCTTCCACAGGCCGAAGACCTTGACCAAGGCTAGAGACCCCAAGTACCCGAGAATCAGTGCTACTCCAAGGAACAAGTTGGACCATTACGGTATCCTCAAGTACCCACTCACCACTGAGTCTGCGATGAAGAAGATCGAGGACAACAACACTCTTGTCTTCATTGTTGACATTCGTGCCGAtaagaagaagatcaaagatGCTGTTAAGAAAATGTACGACATTCAGACCAAGAAAGTTAACACCCTCATCAG GCCTGATGGAACGAAGAAGGCTTACGTTAGGCTTACACCGGACTATGATGCTTTGGATGTTGCTAACAAGATTGGCATCATCTAA
- the LOC108811892 gene encoding photosynthetic NDH subunit of lumenal location 1, chloroplastic: MAVSSLSIRFCVSPTISHKTDILCPNPSLRACCSLSSGSSLDSSENRNGSNWKRRQALVGVGTLLATSVPATLLLAEEVPKSYSAFVDREDGYSYYYPSDWREFDFRAHDSAFKDRYLQLQNVRVRFIPTEKTDIREVGPMDEVVYDLVKHKFAAPNQVATIYDMKERVEDGRSYYTFEYGLRTPIYATTSFATVAVGNNRYYTLIVGANERRWRKVKKQLQVVADSLKILQI; this comes from the exons ATGGCAGTCTCTTCACTCTCAATCCGCTTTTGTGTTTCACCAACAATCTCGCACAAG ACAGATATTCTCTGTCCAAACCCATCACTCAGAGCTTGTTGTTCACTTTCATCCGGCAGCAGTCTTGACTCCTCGGAGAATA GAAATGGAAGCAACTGGAAGAGAAGGCAAGCTCTTGTGGGAGTAGGAACTTTATTGGCAACTTCAGTTCCAGCAACTTTGCTTCTTGCTGAAG AGGTACCAAAAAGCTACTCTGCTTTTGTGGATAGAGAAGATGGTTATTCGTATTATTACCCATCAGACTGGAGG GAATTTGACTTCAGGGCACATGATTCAGCCTTCAAGGATAGATATTTGCAGCTGCAGAATGTTCGTGTCAGGTTCATACCAACAGAGAAAACAGACATCCGCGAAGTGGGTCCAATGGATGAG GTGGTTTATGATCTAGTGAAGCATAAGTTTGCAGCACCAAATCAAGTAGCTACCATCTATGATATGAAAGAG AGGGTGGAGGATGGAAGGAGCTATTACACATTTGAGTATGGACTAAGAACTCCCATCTATGCAACCACTTCTTTTGCAACTGTGGCTGTTGGAAACA ACAGATACTACACACTCATAGTTGGAGCAAacgagagaagatggaggaaaGTCAAGAAGCAGCTTCAAGTTGTTGCCGACTCTTTGAAGATTCTTCAGATTTGA